The following proteins come from a genomic window of Mammaliicoccus sp. Marseille-Q6498:
- a CDS encoding M42 family metallopeptidase → MADSVKLLKTLTDVNGISGFEYNVKSEMRKLLQPVSDEIIEDNLGGIFGKKNAKNGSKTLMIAGHLDEIGFMVTKIDEDGYIKFTPIGGWWNQVMLSQKVTITTDSGQEYRGIIGSKPPHVLSPEERKKPVDMKEMFIDLGVKDKNAVEKLGIEVGNMVTPYSEFEELGDGNYLTAKAFDNRFGCALSVDVLNKVKNEDLGINLVSGATVQEEVGLRGAKVAANKIKPDLAIAVDVGIAYDTPGMKGQDHDTKLGDGPLVLLLDGTNIGHVGFRKFIKKVAKEKNIDVQWDNITGGGTDAGSIHVANEGTPTISIGVPLRYMHSNVSVLHKEDYLNAVKLVSEIVKALNDDTIRDIMW, encoded by the coding sequence GTGGCGGATTCAGTAAAGTTATTAAAAACGTTAACAGATGTAAATGGGATTTCAGGATTTGAGTACAATGTTAAATCCGAAATGCGTAAACTTTTACAACCAGTCAGTGATGAAATTATTGAGGACAATTTAGGAGGCATTTTCGGGAAAAAGAATGCTAAAAATGGTTCTAAAACACTTATGATTGCTGGTCATTTAGATGAAATCGGATTTATGGTCACAAAAATTGATGAAGATGGATATATTAAATTCACGCCAATCGGTGGCTGGTGGAATCAAGTTATGCTTTCACAAAAAGTTACGATTACAACTGACAGCGGTCAAGAATATAGAGGTATTATCGGTTCAAAACCACCTCATGTGTTAAGTCCAGAAGAACGTAAAAAGCCTGTAGATATGAAAGAAATGTTTATAGACCTTGGTGTTAAAGACAAAAATGCTGTAGAAAAACTTGGTATCGAAGTAGGTAACATGGTAACACCTTATTCTGAATTTGAAGAATTAGGTGATGGTAATTACTTAACAGCAAAAGCTTTTGATAATAGATTCGGTTGCGCATTAAGCGTCGACGTTTTAAATAAAGTGAAAAATGAAGACCTTGGTATTAATTTAGTATCAGGTGCAACAGTACAAGAAGAAGTTGGACTACGCGGTGCGAAAGTTGCAGCAAATAAAATTAAACCTGACTTAGCAATCGCAGTAGACGTAGGTATCGCTTATGATACACCGGGAATGAAAGGCCAAGACCATGATACTAAATTAGGCGACGGACCACTTGTATTATTATTAGACGGTACGAATATTGGACATGTTGGATTTAGAAAATTCATTAAAAAAGTCGCAAAAGAGAAAAATATCGATGTACAATGGGACAATATTACAGGCGGTGGAACAGACGCAGGTAGTATTCACGTAGCAAACGAAGGAACACCAACCATTTCAATCGGTGTACCATTACGTTACATGCATTCAAACGTGTCAGTCCTTCATAAAGAAGACTACTTAAATGCAGTAAAACTCGTATCAGAAATCGTTAAAGCGCTAAACGACGATACAATTAGAGATATAATGTGGTAA
- a CDS encoding YdeI/OmpD-associated family protein, producing MDKHPKVEAFMEREKKWKDEFVLLREIIRECDLEEEYKWMKPCYTLNGKNVVLIHGFKEYCAILFYKGALLKDPNKLLIQQTENVQAGRQLRFMYIDQIKEQRDIIKNYVVEAVELEKSGAKVEFKKTEEYDIPAELQAEFDHNPNFKDAFYNLTPGRQRQYIYFINQAKREATRTSRVEKYIDHILDGKGLNDK from the coding sequence ATGGATAAGCATCCTAAGGTTGAGGCTTTTATGGAAAGGGAGAAGAAGTGGAAGGATGAGTTTGTTTTATTAAGAGAAATCATTCGTGAGTGTGATTTGGAAGAGGAATATAAATGGATGAAACCTTGTTACACACTAAATGGTAAAAATGTTGTGCTTATTCATGGTTTTAAGGAATATTGTGCGATTTTATTTTATAAAGGTGCTTTGTTAAAGGATCCTAATAAGTTGTTGATTCAGCAAACTGAAAATGTTCAGGCAGGGCGACAACTAAGGTTTATGTATATCGATCAGATTAAGGAACAAAGGGATATTATTAAGAATTATGTCGTAGAAGCGGTGGAGCTTGAGAAGTCAGGTGCTAAAGTTGAGTTTAAAAAGACTGAAGAATACGACATACCTGCAGAGCTTCAAGCAGAATTTGATCATAATCCGAATTTTAAAGATGCATTTTATAATTTAACGCCTGGTAGACAACGTCAATATATTTATTTTATAAATCAAGCAAAGCGTGAAGCAACTCGTACTTCTCGTGTTGAAAAGTATATTGATCATATTCTTGATGGTAAAGGTTTAAACGATAAATAA